Genomic segment of Eleutherodactylus coqui strain aEleCoq1 chromosome 1, aEleCoq1.hap1, whole genome shotgun sequence:
CAACCTAATTAATGGTACTTCTCTAAAGGTTTATTCACAATCCCAATGTAGTTGTCAACTCTTCGATTTCCCAGGAAGCCATACACAAcatctttaaatgcctcccatgcTGCTTTCTCATCACCCTGAAGAACTTGCTCAAAGGTTTTATCTTTAAGAAGATGACGAATCTGCGGGCCAATGAAGATGCCTTCTTCAACTTTAGCATCACTGAGCTGTGGAACTTGTCTTCTGAGGTACTGAAGAATTTCTCCACCCTGGTTCATCCTGTTTACAAAGTTCTTCATGAGTCCAAGAGGATCATGCTGGACATTCTTCTCTCTCTGGCAGAACTTTTCGCATGGGTATAGACTTTTATGTTGTAGTGAGAAGGCCTATCCCGACTGTCCCACTGACACAGGAAGCAGCAGTACTTGGTATATCCCAACTGCATGCCCAACAGTATTGCAATGACCCAAAACTTACATGGGCTCCATCTCAGAGCCAAGAGCGAACTCAAAGTTTTCAATATTATTTTTGCTTCTTCCATGATaaaatgattaagaaatacctattttcaagTTGGAAAGATTTTCACTGCTGCCATTGTTATCATTtagttttgctcatttgaactattatctgaatgataatcgttttgtctaaatgcaGCATAAGGGATCACAAAATAGACGTTCCCTTTACACTGATCACGGGTGTCGCTAGCACTGGAGATCCAGGGAACAAGCCCGGACCTCTCGCTCAGTGCCCCAAATCCCCAGGCAACTGCTGCACTTAACTGTTTTGGTGTCGCAGGATGCCGATACAGCTGATAGTTATGGTAGCGCAGGGAGTCATATACAGACTCGATGTGGTGACGTCATCGTGGCTCCTGCGTTGGGCCAGCAACAGCGCAGGAAAGAAAGGAAACGCTGCACTGGTCAGGAGTTAGGCGAGTATAAGGTTGGTTTTTTTCCTGCGACACTAaatgattattattaataaagggTCACTAAACGGGGGCATTATTATCATATAAGAGGCAATGAATAGGGGTATTATTATATAAGGAGTAATAATCGTGGATATTATTATTATAAGAGGACATTATTACCGTATAAAGGGgcactcacaggtgcaattaTTACTTTAAAAATGCACACAGGGGGTATTACTAATATCTAGGGCGCAAAAGAGGGCACTTTTGTCCACTCTCATACATTCTTCTGTTAAAACGCCGCATTTTAACACTTTTTCAAACAGCGTTTTCCATCCCCTTCTACGGTGTTTTTTTACGCACCTCATCATTACAATGAGTGATGAGGTCCGTTAAAAAGcactgaaacaaactaaaatagagcagacagcattcaAGAAATGCCGCGTTTAAActctcgtctgagaagccccattgaaatcaatgggggcgtTTTACAGGATTTAGCACGGCGTTTCAAACGCCGCACTAAATGCAGTAAAGAACGGTCTGTGAGAGAGTAGCCTTAGGAGGAACACTGGGTATTATTAATTTAAAGGAGGTGCATATTACCATGTATAGCCATGGAGAGTGTCCTTATTCATTGGAAAAAGCCACAAATTGCTAGTTGCAAGGTCAGGTGAGTAGGGAGCATGAGGAACCACTTAATAGTTGTTGTCCCGGAGAAACCCCTGAATTAGGGCCACCTGATGAGCAGGAGCATTGTCCTAATGGATTCACAGCACTGACCTGGAGGAAAGTTTCCAGATCTTCAGGTCTTCATGTAGGATGTTGTGCACGAATCCTCCAGAAATGCTGACTTTGCAGGCAATCTCTTTcacagttaaccccttaaggaccaggctatttTATACCTTAACGACCAGACACTTttgagggattttacccatatggcggttttactgccctatttttttccttcaactaccaaaattatttttgcttctttttttcccgtgacatatagggtatctttttcactgacctctttttttccattttttttttgtattattgggggtagaaggctaaaaaaaaatgcttttttaacatttatagtttgttttttttttatttgtaaatttaCGTTAAAATATAGCATAGGAATCTGTTCATCATTttgttttttatgcatatatttttattttattctgtgattttttaaacttattttcctacttatttttttaccatctatgtcccccatgatgtcatataagacctctgattcacatggtgttttttttttttaatcacacacttttccactgtagctggggtatccataggagccccagttacaggggaaaacatcctcctgtagtgacaatagtcactggcagagctggtcagggacTGCTAggaacctgcagctctgctgtaacagggggacccGGCAGTCGTGTGATCGCCAGCTTACGtagttatacttccacttcttagcacatagcgctcattgacaGCTATGTAACCGAGAAAGAAGTAGGCAGGAGAGGTAAAAACAGAttccccttctcctccgggttctcagctgtgactactagttgaggacccgacctgctcctgcttgatatCAGGAGCGGAGGCTTTAGTCCCGCGCCTGTACATCTGCTATCGggcgggtttaaagcccaggacttaaggggttaatcaccaGTTCTCCATAACCACTTGCTCTATTTGCGCGATCATGTTTTTAGTGTGCTGGTTCTTGGTTAAGGCTCCTTTGGTTCAGTCTCACACAACATTCGGCCTTCTCACACCcaccaaaacacatttttcacatCCATGACACCTTCACTACATGTTTTACTCAACTGACGATGAATATCGATGGATGTTACCGTATTCCACGCAAGTGAAGAAATGGATAATTACAAGCTCTTCTTGGAACATAATTGTCGCCATTTTAAGTATTGAAAAAGTTTCTAACTCCAGCCGCTGTCACATGGGTTCTGTGCACTGGACGATACCATCTGTCTCACTCATCCTTGAAGAATGGTGGCATCCCCTGAGTCTACGTGCTCCTTCTTGAGCATCTCGTATAATGCCCTTTCCTTCTGAAATCTGTGGTGATCCGAGATCACAAAGATTACCAATATAAAATGTATAGAAATCAAATCATCATTAATGGTTTTTtccaatatatataaaaaatgttaaatgatcTTAAATAAAATCACCAATGCTCACCCTCTCATCCCTGATACAGAAGGCAATGATCTCGCATTTATCATtcccatgaccactgcagccaatcgctgtccTCCGCAGTTATGCTCCACTAATGCACACATAACCATTGAAGCTGCATGGGTCAGGTGAGCGGTGAACATGGTGTCATCGCTTCCTGTATCAGCAGTTAACATATGGGACTGGGTCAGCAGTGCTGGATCAGAGGCAACGTGAGAGGGTAAACTACGGCTAATTTAGTTTTTTACACCATTCTCTACTCTGggacgctttttaaaaaaatgtcagaaaacccctttaacacaagatACATAATAAAACTTCTTTAATTTGCGCAGTTATTTCATCTGTACGGATATCACAGGATGCACATGTTCCTGCTTTATCCATCCACGCTCTTGGCTCCTTTCCACGGACAAGTGTGGCGCTCTAGTTCACACTGATGTCACCGGCTAGAAATTTTATTTGAATGAAAAGGGATCAATGTTCTTCTCTATTTCTCTCCAAAGCTAAATACTTGTGTAATGTTGTCAGTGATGTCTCCTGATTCCCTGTCACATCTTCTCTGTTCATGATGCTAAACCAATAGAGCTGACAGAACGTCTATTAATGCTGCCATAGTCTCTTCTTGTCTGGCGGGCGGTGAGTGTGATGTATATGTGTCACCGGCATACTCCGGACTCTTGAAGGATTTGGGAAAGGTTCAAGGCCTGCTTTGGCAATTTGGAATAAATCCTCCGAGACAAAGAGTGGAAGGATGAGCTTAGGACAGTTTTAATGCAGGCCAGAAATAATTACCCATAGATCCGTTTTCTGAAggattttcccccaatttttcatCCTTTCTTGACCATCGGCTATAGACTCATAATGCCTTCaataacccttttaaagggatGTTCCGGACTAAACTTTTGATaaactatcctcagcataggtcatcagtagttgattaagAGGGATCAGCTACCCGGGAgcctcaccgatcagctgatcagcggccaTACGGAGCCAATGTGTATCAGGAAACACACAGCTTCATACACACTGCATTGGTGTTGTAGGCACAGTTCCCAGGTTAGTGTATGGTAACATTTTGGGCCACTGAAGTGTGTACAGCACTGTGTGTTTTCGGTAACACATCCACTCCATACTGTTGGAGTAGGGGTAACCTCAAACTTGAGATCTCAGGGTCATCTGGTTGGGTATATGGCCATAGAGTCAGGAAACCCACAGAGAAAGTTTAAAAGCCAACTCTACTATTACACAGGACGGCTTGTTTAGTACGCAAAAAAGAAAGTGGGTAATTGTAAATCCAACCAGACGATGAGTCTCGGCCGCAATTGTCCAGTCCTGATATAGAATAATAGGCAAAAGAGAGAAGTGAAAAATACattaaagtgtaaataagggaaaTGTCTAGAGGCAATCCAACTAGTATATTCTATTGAATGAGCTCCAGGCTAGTTTCTGTttgctaaaggtacctttacacaggaagATTATAGCCTGAATTCTTGCTAGGAATagcgaatttgagtgataattatcCTGTATATGGGACTGCCAACAggacactgagcgagaaatccctCACTTGTcaaagtcacttggtttttagcattattaaaaaccaagtgactatcgcCGCGTGTGAACAGGAACTGCTCAATGTTTGAACGACCCTTGTTTACTGTGAATCGAGGCGGGGGCCGGAACGATCCTGGCCtactctacctccattcacttgaacaactATCGCTCCTCCAGCAGCGACGGTCGGTAGTCTGTGGAGTGGCTGTCAGGCGCTTATGTGCCCGCCATTGGTCAAATGTAAAGGGATCTCAAGTTACTTACCAACTACAGCATTTAAGGATTTTGACAAAGAGGGGGCTCCGTCTGTTAAACTATTGGCGCCCACTGGAGCCAATGGGTTCTATGGCACAAAGGCCGCCAGGTCTGTCACATGCCTTGAGATCAAATACATGAAATTTTCATGTTTTCACAAGCTTTCTAACACCTTCTAGGAAGATCAACTAGAAGATAACCCCAATTACACTATATAATGAATGAATACTTAACAAGCCAGCTGCTTTTAACTTTCATGTCTAGTCTCATGTCCCATACTTGTCCAACTAGTCTACACCTAATCTTTAGTAATCTTGAACCCTGCATTTGTATTGATTTCTTGGCTTACTGAACCAGGACTTTGACTATGAATCATTGCCAATGACTTCTGTTTGTTATTTCTAATAGCTGTTTTTTGTCAACATGTAATTATCAAGCAATTTATATCCTCAGGAGCTGTGTAAGAATATTGTAAAAATAGCCTGCTCATCGTAGGCCGAGTGTCCACGGGCAATTTGTAATAGCGTGATCCGTGGCGATAAATCGCACGTGGCGCACACATgacatagttatcctatggaaagcacagcccaatgtacacgagcggaaaatcgcttgtGTCTATAAATCGTggtatgccgcgattctccgcgatgaACCTTTATaggttcattgcggaaaatcACGGTGACATTAGCTGCTACTGTATTGAGACTACTCCTAGGAAAGCGACCTGGAGATCAGAAAACCAGGAACCTCTGAATAGCCATCATGACTAACCCACAGTCAAAAAGTCAGTAGCACAGTGGGTCCATTACCTGCTACTTTACAGTATGTCTGTGATCAGGTCGTTGGAAGTTGCACAGAATGACAACACGGGCCACATGTGGCCCCTGAGCTGCAGATTGTGCACCCCTGGACTAGGTCTTAGTAACAGTGTTGCAGGTTCATTGACTACCTGGCTCTTGGGATTCATTAAGCCTTATCTTGACTAGTGATACATATGGTACTTTTTATATTGTTTATTTATTCTATTTTTGTAACTGTATGTTTAACCGcctgtatttttttacattaacagAGTCTTTTGGGAGATTCACAGTCGGAAGCTGTTACAAGCTTCTTCAGATTGAAGATAAGACAAATCTAATAAAGAAGTAGTGGAAAACACCATTGTATCCTATATTCAGGAGGGCGTTGATTGACGTCAACTCATATGCACTCCAGCACCCCTATCAGTTCCTTGTTCTCCTTCACAAGCCCTGCTGTTAAACGGCTGCTTGGCTGGAAGCAAGGAGATGAGGAGGAGAAATGGGCAGAAAAAGCAGTGGATTCACTGGTGAAGAAGCTGAAGAAGAAGAAGGGTGCAATGGAGGAACTTGAGAAGGCTCTAAGTACACCAGGACAACCAAGTAAATGCATCACTATCCCGCGTTCACTAGATGGGAGGCTGCAGGTGTCACATCGCAAGGGTCTTCCACATGTCATCTACTGTAGGGTCTGGAGGTGGCCTGATCTTCAGTCCCATCATGAGTTGAAACCACTTGAATGCTGCGAGTTTCCTTTTGGATCCAAACAGAAAGATGTCTGCATAAATCCTTACCATTACCGTAGAGTGGAAACTCCAGGTAAAAAAATACTAATTGCGTAATGTGAGTTGTGCATTGATCTACTGAAGGGGGACCTGTCATTAGATTTTTCTGAATTAACAAAGGGCTGAATTAAACTTGTCAGCCCTTGGTAAacttttcagggtagggtttttCAAGGAAAATAAGTTTAATCAGGTCCCGTCCTGTATGCTAATTAGAatcataggatggtagagtttgaaagacctccagggtcatctggtccaaccccctgctcagtgcaggatttactaaatcatcccagacagatgtttgtccagcttctgtttgaacatttccattgaggTAGAACTCATCACCTTctgtggtaatctgttccactcattgatcaccctcgctgtcaaATTAGATACCTAGAGTCCTAGGGGCGGGCACAGTCATGGAGTCATGTCTTGTAAATAACACCCATGCCTATATggtttaggccgggctcacaaagCCGTAGGCTGTGTGATGTACTTAGTATAGACATGTACACACGAACACGGtcatacacagtacacctttttttgtttgtttgtgtatATTTCCGGCACTgttgcttagtgatgacgcaggtacccgcaaccCATACTCAATGTAATTACGTATGGACTGTGGGTATATCTGCAGAACAATGGGATCTATGTTGtggaatccgcggtaaaatagaacacgttGCGTTCTATTTTCTacaagtggattacgcaattccgacccgctactGTGAgccggaattgtgtaatccaatgcatttgattgatgcgTGTATTACCGCAAATCAAATGCAATCCGCAATTCCTATGCGGTCGTGTGAGACCCGCCTTACACTCCCACCAGCTGCTTGATGTCAGTGCAAGCATCTTAAATTCTACGAGAGCATGCATAGTGAGCTGAGGTGTGTGCACCTCTGGTTCATCGGCTCACATGCCTAGCACTAATGTAATTTTGGATAGCTGGTGTCTACATACAGCTTCTATGCAAACCTGTAATTCCATGGCTACAGATTGCCCTATAGATATCCTTCTATCTGCCCAATAATTCTTGTAATCTATCAAATAAACATATGTAAGAAGTAGGTTACAGGAAAAGATTAACgcaactgcaggatcagacttgTATTATGGAGACACGTAGGTCTTCATAAAAGGTGTAGACACAAAATGGTAGGATATTTTTAATGAAGACTAGTTGCCAAGttacctttttttgcattttagatTCACTGTAGTCATACATGAAATGGGTTATGATAGTGGATATTCTCTttaaggaaggagacacaaacgAGTCGGAGGAATTGTGCATCTTCATCATCACTTTACCATGTGTTCATTTCcatttagtttagttttttttgtttattaattACCCAGATCTTAGTTTTTATACCCCCATGTCCAGATGTGGTGTAACGTTTCTAAAATTACATTACTTATCTCTGTTTTAGTTCTTCCACCCGTACTGGTTCCAAGGCATAGTGAGTTTAACACAGATCTGAGCCTTCTTGCCAAGTTCCGGAATACATCCCTCAACAATGAACCACTGATGCCGCACAACGCAACCTTCCCAGAGTCATTTCAGCAACCAGTGTGCACTCCGTTTTCTTCCTCACCCAATAATATCTTCCATCACTCGCCAAACACTATTTGCTATCCCGATTCCCCAAGAAGTTCTTCTGAACCAGGAAGTCCTTACCAGATCACAGGTGATCTATACTGATACCAGCAGAGCCATTGCTTTCGGATTTAATATGTTTTGCATTTACCATACTGGTTTTTATGCCCACAGATACCCCTCCGCCACCATACAATCCACCAGAGATTCATGGAAACCAAAACAGGAACTCTGGGGACTCAACTGAGTGTCAACTAGTTTTACCAATAATGAACAGAGGTAGGCACTAAATAAAGGGGACTGATAGATAATGTATTTTGCTCTAGTATTTGT
This window contains:
- the SMAD9 gene encoding mothers against decapentaplegic homolog 9; this encodes MHSSTPISSLFSFTSPAVKRLLGWKQGDEEEKWAEKAVDSLVKKLKKKKGAMEELEKALSTPGQPSKCITIPRSLDGRLQVSHRKGLPHVIYCRVWRWPDLQSHHELKPLECCEFPFGSKQKDVCINPYHYRRVETPVLPPVLVPRHSEFNTDLSLLAKFRNTSLNNEPLMPHNATFPESFQQPVCTPFSSSPNNIFHHSPNTICYPDSPRSSSEPGSPYQITDTPPPPYNPPEIHGNQNRNSGDSTECQLVLPIMNRDFRPVCYEEPLHWCSVAYYELNNRVGETFQASSRSVLIDGFTDPSNNKNRFCLGLLSNVNRNSTIENTRRHIGKGVHLYYVGGEVYAECLSDSSIFVQSRNCNYQHGFHPATVCKIPSGCSLKIFNNQLFAQLLSQSVNQGFEVVYELTKMCTIRMSFVKGWGAEYHRQDVTSTPCWIEIHLHGPLQWLDKVLTQMGSPHNPISSVS